The following coding sequences lie in one Musa acuminata AAA Group cultivar baxijiao chromosome BXJ1-8, Cavendish_Baxijiao_AAA, whole genome shotgun sequence genomic window:
- the LOC135581541 gene encoding uncharacterized protein LOC135581541 isoform X1, with product MALRSFLGAPRTIFHGHSSVEKPVPILVSSTVSKSLLQRVPEEYQRSISSMVLPKHSLHVKASQNTSALTTNADTDQKNSITSTFPNGCQTLIEEVCDLTDIAELKMKVGDFEMFLKRDVGISNAPNSVSAPIESPITAPPIPSKPMVEAVPSSPPVLEQKSPATASSPFTYVSAAKTSKLAALEASGLNAYALVSSSTVGSFQSGRTLKGERQPPVCKEGDIIKEGQIIGFLDQFGNELPIRSIPVYQPVVDMGYVSNHTNVPTHETMEHIDKPICTTLTDLLSDRQM from the exons ATGGCTCTTCGATCGTTCCTCG GTGCCCCTAGGACAATTTTCCATGGACACTCTTCAGTTGAGAAGCCTGTTCCCATCCTTGTTTCCAGTACCGTTTCAAAATCTTTATTACAGAGGGTTCCAGAAGAATACCAGAGATCTATTTCCTCAATGGTTCTCCCAAAACATTCATTACATGTAAAGGCCTCACAGAATACATCAGCTTTGACTACGAATG CTGACACCGATCAGAAGAATTCAATCACCTCAACTTTTCCAAATGGATGTCAG ACATTGATCGAGGAGGTCTGTGACCTAACAGATATCGCAGAGCTCAAAATGAAG GTTGGTGATTTCGAAATGTTCCTGAAAAGAGATGTAGGAATCTCAAATGCCCCAAATTCAGTTTCAGCTCCTATTGAGTCACCAATTACAGCACCACCAATTCCAAGCAAGCCAATGGTGGAAGCAGTTCCTTCTTCCCCTCCTGTTCTGGAGCAGAAGTCTCCTGCAACTGCTTCCAGTCCATTTACCTATGTTTCTGCGGCAAAGACATCAAAGTTGGCAGCTTTAGAAGCTTCTGGACTGAATGCATATGCTCTAGTATCATCATCTACG GTTGGTTCATTTCAAAGTGGAAGAACGTTGAAAGGGGAAAGACAGCCTCCTGTCTGTAAAGAG GGTGACATCATCAAAGAAGGGCAAATTATTGGCTTCTTGGATCAATTTGGAAATGAACTTCCTATTAGA TCCATACCGGTTTACCAACCGGTCGTCGATATGGGGTACGTATCGAACCATACCAATGTACCAACACACGAAACGATGGAACATATTGACAAGCCGATATGTACCACTCTTACTGATCtcttgtcggaccg TCAGATGTAG
- the LOC135581541 gene encoding uncharacterized protein LOC135581541 isoform X2: protein MALRSFLGAPRTIFHGHSSVEKPVPILVSSTVSKSLLQRVPEEYQRSISSMVLPKHSLHVKASQNTSALTTNADTDQKNSITSTFPNGCQTLIEEVCDLTDIAELKMKVGDFEMFLKRDVGISNAPNSVSAPIESPITAPPIPSKPMVEAVPSSPPVLEQKSPATASSPFTYVSAAKTSKLAALEASGLNAYALVSSSTVGSFQSGRTLKGERQPPVCKEGDIIKEGQIIGFLDQFGNELPIRSDVAGEVIKILCENGEAVGYGDPLVAVLPSFHGVK, encoded by the exons ATGGCTCTTCGATCGTTCCTCG GTGCCCCTAGGACAATTTTCCATGGACACTCTTCAGTTGAGAAGCCTGTTCCCATCCTTGTTTCCAGTACCGTTTCAAAATCTTTATTACAGAGGGTTCCAGAAGAATACCAGAGATCTATTTCCTCAATGGTTCTCCCAAAACATTCATTACATGTAAAGGCCTCACAGAATACATCAGCTTTGACTACGAATG CTGACACCGATCAGAAGAATTCAATCACCTCAACTTTTCCAAATGGATGTCAG ACATTGATCGAGGAGGTCTGTGACCTAACAGATATCGCAGAGCTCAAAATGAAG GTTGGTGATTTCGAAATGTTCCTGAAAAGAGATGTAGGAATCTCAAATGCCCCAAATTCAGTTTCAGCTCCTATTGAGTCACCAATTACAGCACCACCAATTCCAAGCAAGCCAATGGTGGAAGCAGTTCCTTCTTCCCCTCCTGTTCTGGAGCAGAAGTCTCCTGCAACTGCTTCCAGTCCATTTACCTATGTTTCTGCGGCAAAGACATCAAAGTTGGCAGCTTTAGAAGCTTCTGGACTGAATGCATATGCTCTAGTATCATCATCTACG GTTGGTTCATTTCAAAGTGGAAGAACGTTGAAAGGGGAAAGACAGCCTCCTGTCTGTAAAGAG GGTGACATCATCAAAGAAGGGCAAATTATTGGCTTCTTGGATCAATTTGGAAATGAACTTCCTATTAGA TCAGATGTAGCTGGAGAAGTAATAAAGATCCTCTGTGAGAATGGAG AAGCTGTTGGCTATGGAGATCCCCTTGTTGCCGTCTTGCCTTCATTCCACGGGGTAAAGTGA